A window of Tautonia plasticadhaerens contains these coding sequences:
- a CDS encoding xanthine dehydrogenase family protein molybdopterin-binding subunit, whose product MSRSQDRSFIEDLEPERYELLPSIARVQLDRRDFLRSVGGGLVVLCLLRGASAQESGRGRGRGQSEEPREVGAWIRIAEDGTISAFTGKVEVGQNARTSLSQAVADELRVPIDSVRMVMGDTDLVPYDRGTFGSRTTPTMAPQLRRAAASARSTLEGLAAERWGVDRAEVAVADGTVSHPPSSRSAGFGELTEGRRLVGAIEEDDEPTPPGRWQLAGTDARKVDGKDFVTGRHAYASDVTRPGMLRGKVLRPPHYGATLESIDASDAEAIDGVTVVRDGDFIGVAATDEPTAERAISALRPVWTGPEEGRPSDSSVFDYFKEHPGDVQRRDEAEDRGDGPIDRALAASDAVVESRYRIAYIAHAPLEPRAAVAEWDGDRLTVWTGTQRPFGVREELVAAFDLTEDSVRVIVPDTGSGYGGKHTGEAAIEAARLARGSGRPVKLTWTRTEEFTWAYFRPAGVIDARVGCRDDGRLTAWQFHNSNSGASGIEPPYATEARDLGFIPVDSPLRQGSYRALASTANHFARESLVDDLAAAIGMDPLAFRLKNLDVDRVRAVLEAAADRFGWGASEPGPGRGFGLACGMEKGGHVASCAEVAVDEDSGRVDVIRAVTAFECGAIVNPLHLHNQVEGAVVQGLGGALFERIRFEGGTIRSDRFSRYRVPRFTDLPSLEIVLIDRPDLPSSGAGETPIVAIAPAIGNAIRAATGVRIRSLPLVPEGFRGEG is encoded by the coding sequence ATGAGCCGTTCGCAGGATCGCTCCTTCATCGAAGACCTCGAACCCGAACGCTACGAGCTGCTCCCCTCGATCGCGCGGGTCCAGCTCGACCGCCGCGACTTCCTCCGCTCGGTCGGCGGCGGGCTGGTGGTCCTCTGCCTGCTCCGGGGGGCCTCGGCCCAGGAGTCGGGACGGGGGAGAGGCAGAGGCCAGTCCGAGGAGCCCCGGGAGGTCGGCGCCTGGATCCGGATCGCCGAGGACGGCACGATCTCGGCGTTCACCGGCAAGGTCGAGGTCGGGCAGAATGCCCGGACGTCGCTCTCCCAGGCGGTGGCCGACGAGCTCCGGGTCCCGATCGATTCGGTCCGGATGGTGATGGGTGACACCGACCTCGTGCCCTACGACCGGGGCACCTTCGGCAGCCGGACCACCCCGACGATGGCCCCGCAGCTCCGCCGGGCCGCCGCCTCGGCGCGGTCGACCCTGGAGGGGCTTGCCGCCGAGCGATGGGGGGTCGACCGCGCCGAGGTCGCCGTCGCCGACGGGACCGTGTCGCACCCGCCTTCGAGCCGCTCGGCCGGGTTCGGCGAGCTGACCGAGGGCCGCCGACTCGTCGGCGCGATCGAGGAGGACGACGAGCCGACTCCCCCCGGACGCTGGCAACTCGCCGGGACCGACGCCCGGAAGGTCGACGGGAAGGACTTCGTCACCGGCCGTCATGCCTATGCGTCCGACGTCACCCGGCCGGGGATGCTCCGCGGCAAGGTCCTCCGTCCGCCGCACTACGGGGCGACCCTGGAATCGATCGACGCCAGCGACGCCGAGGCGATCGACGGCGTGACCGTCGTCCGGGACGGCGATTTCATCGGCGTGGCCGCCACCGACGAGCCGACCGCCGAGCGCGCGATCTCCGCGCTCCGGCCCGTCTGGACGGGCCCCGAGGAGGGCCGCCCGTCGGATTCGAGCGTCTTCGATTACTTCAAGGAGCATCCCGGCGACGTCCAGCGTCGCGACGAGGCCGAGGATCGCGGCGACGGCCCGATCGACCGCGCCCTGGCCGCCTCCGACGCGGTCGTCGAGTCCCGCTACCGGATCGCCTATATCGCCCACGCACCGCTGGAGCCCCGGGCCGCCGTGGCCGAGTGGGACGGCGACCGCCTGACCGTCTGGACCGGCACCCAGCGGCCCTTCGGCGTCCGGGAGGAACTGGTCGCGGCGTTCGACCTCACCGAAGACAGCGTCCGGGTGATCGTCCCCGACACCGGAAGCGGCTACGGCGGCAAGCACACCGGCGAGGCGGCGATCGAGGCCGCCCGACTCGCCCGGGGCTCGGGAAGGCCGGTGAAGCTGACCTGGACCCGCACCGAGGAATTCACCTGGGCCTATTTCCGCCCGGCCGGGGTGATCGACGCCCGGGTCGGCTGCCGGGACGACGGGCGGCTGACGGCCTGGCAATTCCACAACTCCAACTCGGGAGCCTCGGGGATCGAGCCCCCCTACGCGACCGAGGCCCGGGACCTCGGCTTCATCCCGGTCGATTCGCCGCTGCGGCAGGGGTCGTACCGGGCCCTGGCCTCCACGGCGAACCACTTCGCCAGGGAGTCGCTCGTCGATGACCTCGCCGCGGCCATCGGCATGGACCCGCTCGCCTTCCGCCTGAAGAACCTGGACGTCGACCGCGTCCGGGCCGTGCTGGAGGCCGCCGCCGATCGCTTCGGCTGGGGAGCCTCCGAGCCCGGCCCCGGCCGGGGCTTCGGCCTGGCCTGCGGGATGGAGAAGGGGGGGCACGTCGCCTCGTGTGCCGAGGTCGCCGTCGACGAGGACTCGGGCCGGGTCGACGTCATCCGGGCCGTGACCGCCTTCGAGTGCGGGGCGATCGTCAATCCCTTGCACCTGCACAACCAGGTGGAAGGGGCGGTCGTCCAGGGGCTCGGCGGCGCCCTGTTCGAGCGGATCCGGTTCGAGGGCGGCACGATCCGGTCCGACCGCTTCTCCCGCTATCGCGTGCCGAGGTTCACCGACCTCCCCTCCCTCGAGATCGTGCTGATCGACCGCCCCGACCTCCCCTCCAGTGGCGCGGGCGAGACGCCGATCGTGGCGATCGCCCCGGCGATCGGCAACGCGATCCGCGCCGCGACCGGGGTGCGAATCCGGTCCCTCCCCCTTGTCCCCGAGGGGTTCCGGGGCGAAGGATAG